Within the Solidesulfovibrio sp. genome, the region ACCCTGGCGGCATCTTCGCCTGGAAAGGCGCCGGCTACCCCGTGGAAGCGGCGAAGTAGCGTTGTAAAACAGGAATGCCTCCGGCGGCCAGGAGGGGCAACGGCCCCTCCTGGACCTCCCGAAAGGGGGGAGCCGATTGCTCGCTTGGCCACGAGTCTCCCTTATGCTGTTGTTCGATTTTTTCCGTCGCCATCCCCTGCCCGAGCCGCCGGCCGCGCCGCACCGTGAAACCGGTGCGGAACCGGCTTCCCGGCCGTTGCGCGAGGACGCCCTGGCCCGGGCCGTGGGCAAAAAGGCGGCCGCGCTTTTTTCCCACCGCAAGCTGCTGTGCGCCGAGGCCATCCTGGTGGCCGTCAACGAATCCTTCGGCGCGCCCCTGACCGAGGATCAAGCCGTGGGCCTGGGTGCCGGCCTGACCGCCGGCCTGGGCGACCGGGGCTGCCTGTGCGGCGGCGTGGCCGGGGCCTGCCTGGCCGTCGGCGCCGTGTGCGCGCGCGGGGACCATGCCGGCTCGCGCGCCGCCGTGCGCCGCGAAGCCGCCGCCATCCACGAGGCCTTTGTCCGCAAGCACAAGTCCGCCTGCTGCCGGGTGCTCACCAAGCCCGTGAAAGACGACGGCAAGGCCCACGCCGCCCAGTGCGCCCTGCTGACCGGCTACGGGGCGGAACTGGCCGCGCGCTCCATCCTGCGCCTGCGCCCGGAACTCCTGGATTGCCCCGAGGCCGCCACCGCCCGGGAAGGCCGCCTGTGCGGCCGGCTCAAGTGGCTGCTGTCCTTTTGGTGCCGCTAGGCCGCCTCCTGTTTGATCTTGTCCGCCACAAACCGCTTGCGCGCCGGCGCCATCGCCGCGGCCGGCCCTTGCCCTTGCCGCCCGGCGGCGCTATGCCCCGCCCGACAAGGGACCAAGGAGTGTCGCATGACCCGTCGCAACCGCCTCGCGCTTTTCGTTTTCTGCTGCCTGCTTTGCACCGCCCCGGCCACGGCGCAACCCCTGTCCCCGGACGCCCGGCGCGGCCTGGCCGTCCTGGCCACGGCCTATCCCGGAATCCTCGCCGCCATCGAGGTCGCCCCGGCCGGCCGCGTCACGGCCGTCCTGTCCGACGGGGCACGCGTCGTCTACGACGACGGGCGGCCCCGCACGCCCGAGCAGCTCGTCGACGACCCCGACCTCAAGTCCATGTTCGTCCAGCCCTATCCCCTGGGGCCGGTCGTCGGCGAACCGGCGAGGGGATTCTCCCCCGGCCGCCAACGCGTCCTGCCGCTTTTTTTCGCCCTCTACGGGCACGACAAGGCCCAGGTGTCCGTCAACCTCCGGCCGGTGCGCTTTTTCAGCCAGACCATCCCGTTCAATGCCCGCCAGGGCGCGGCCGAGGCCTTCGCCCGGGTGACCGCCAGGCTCGAAAAGCTGGCGGCGACCGATCCGAGGATCACCCGATACCTGCTGCCGGCCTCGGGCGGCCTGGTCTGGCGGATGATCGCCGGCACCCACAACCTCTCGGCCCATGCCTTCGCCGTGGCCGTGGATGTGAGCCCCCGGGGCAACCCCTACTGGCGCAACCTGCCGCGTGGCCAGAATATCCTTTCCGTGCGCCAGGCCTTCCCGGCCGCGGTGGTGGCCGCCTTCGAGGCCGAGGGCTTCATCTGGGGCGGCAAGTGGTCGGAGTTCGACCTCATGCACTTCGAGTACCGGCCGGAACTGCTCCTGGCCGCCCGGCTCGCCCGGGGCGAGGCCGTGCCCCTGGCTTCGGTCGACGGCCTGATTCGGCCGGGCCGGTAGGCGTCGCCGTCGCGTCGCCGGTCCGTTATCCGTACGACATGCTGCATACGATTCAGAAATTCATATCCAGAACTTCTTCCAGCAGGTTCCCCTCGTAACACCCTCGAATCACGTGAAAATTCTGACAAACCCCATTGACGTCGCCGGCAAGGCGTGATTTACTGCGACAGGGAATACGTACTTCGGCTGGCTCTTTTTGAAGGGACCGCCAGGCGGCGCGGCAACGGGGTGCAGCCCCGTGGCGCTGCTTTTCGGCCGACGCGAGGGATGGTGGCGACAAGCCCAGGCGCCGACAGGCGTCCCGGCATGTCCTTGTTGAAAACAAAGGAGGACGTTTATGAACTTTTCCGTGGGTCTTGGCAGGGATGATGCGGAAAAACGGCTTGAGCAAAACGGCGTCTCCCGCCGCGACTTCATGAAATTCTGCGCCACCGTGGCGGCGGCCATGGGCATGGGCCCGGCGTTCGCCCCCAAGGTGGCCCAGGCCCTGACCGCCAAGCGCCGCCCCTCCGTCGTGTGGCTGCACAACGCCGAGTGCACCGGGTGCACCGAGGCGGCGATCAGGACCATCAAACCCTTCATCGATTCGCTCATCCTCGACACCATCTCCCTGGACTACCAGGAAACCATCATGGCCGCCGCCGGCGAAGCCGCCGAGGACGCCCTGCACAAGGCCGTCGAGTCCCCCGACGGCTTCTACCTGGTGGTCGAGGGCGGCCTGCCCACCATCGACGGCGGCAACTGGGGCATGGTCTCCGGGCATCCCATGCTCGAGACCACCAAGAAGCTCGCCCCCAAGGCCAAGGGCGTCATCTGCATCGGCACCTGCTCCTGCTACGGCGGCATCCAGAAGGCCAAGCCCAATCCCAGCCAGGCCGTGAGCATCACCGACGGCACGGGCATCAAGACCATCAACATCGCCGGCTGCCCGCCCAACCCCATCAACTTCATCGGCGCCGTGGTCCATGTCCTCGAAAAGGGCATCCCGGAACTCGATGCCAACGGCCGCCCGAAGATTTTCTTCGGCGAACTCGTCCACGACAACTGTCCGAGGCTCAAGCATTTCGAAGCGTCCGAATTCGCTCCCTCCTTTGATTCCGACGAGGCCAAGAAGGGTTTCTGCCTGTACGAACTCGGCTGCAAGGGCCCCGTTACCTACAACAACTGCCCGAAAGTGCTGTTCAACCAGGTCAACTGGCCCGTCCAGGCCGGCCATCCCTGCATCGGTTGCAGCGAGCCGGATTTCTGGGACACCATGACCCCCTTCTACGAGCAGGGCTAACGACACCCCGCTTCGCAGTGGCCGAACCTGGAACCAACAATCACGCAGCGCACGTCTCGTGACGGAGGAAGCATATGGCTGAGAGCAAACCCACGCCGCAATCCACCTTCACCGGCCCCATCGTGGTCGACCCCATCACCCGGATCGAAGGCCATTTGCGGATCATGGTCGAAGTGGAAAACGGCAAGGTCAAGGACGCCTGGAGTTCTTCGCAGCTGTTCCGTGGCCTTGAAATCATCCTCAAGGGCCGCGACCCCCGCGACGCCCAGCACTTCACCCAGCGCGCCTGCGGCGTGTGCACCTACGTCCACGCCCTGGCCTCCACCCGGTGCGTCGACGACGCCGTCAAGGTCAACATCCCCGGCAACGCCCGCATGATGCGAAACCTGGTCATGGCCTCCCAGTACCTCCATGACCACATCGTGCACTTCTACCACCTCCACGCCCTGGACTGGGTGGACGTGACCAACGCGCTCAAGGCCGACCCGCAAAAGGCCGCCAAGCTGGCCGCCTCCATCGCCCCGGCCCGCCCCGGCAACTCCGCCGAGACCCTCAAGGCCGTCCAGGACAAGCTGAAAGCCTTCGTCGAATCCGGACAGCTCGGCATCTTCACCAACGCCTACTTCCTCGGCGGCCACAAGGCCTACTACCTGCCGCCCGAGGTCGACCTCATCGCCACCGCCCACTACCTGGAAGCCCTGCACCTGCAGGTCAAGGCGGCCAGCGCCATGGCCATCCTCGGCGGCAAGAACCCCCACACCCAGTTCACCGTGGTGGGCGGCTGCTCCAACTACCAGGCCATGACCAAGGACCCCCTGGCCAACTACCTGGCGCTCACCCAGGAAGTCTGCAAGTTCGTCAATGACGTCTACATCCCGGACCTGCTGGCCGTGGCCGGCTTCTACAAGGACTGGGGCGGCATCGGCGGCTGCACCAACTACATGGCCTTCGGCGAGTTCGCCACCGACGAAAGCACGCCCGAAAAGCACATGGCCTCGTCCTACTTCCCGGCCGGCGTCATCATGGGCCGCGACCTCGGCAAGGTGGACGGCGTCGACCTCGGCGCCATCTACGAGGACGTCAAATACTCCTGGTACAAGCCCGGCGCCGACGGCCTGCACCCCTACGACGGCGTCACCGATCCCAAGTACACCAAGCTCGACGACAAGGACCACTACTCCTGGATGAAGGCCCCCCGCTACAAGGGCAAGGCCATGGAAGTCGGCCCCCTGGCCCGCACGTTCGTTGCCTACGCCAAGGGACAGCCGGAATTCAAGAAGGTCGTGGACATGGTCCTCGGCAAGCTGTCCGTGCCGGCCACGGCCCTGCACTCGACGCTGGGCCGCACCGCCGCCCGCGGCATCGAGACGGCCATCGTCGCCGCCAACATGGAAAAGTGGATCAAGGAATTCGCCGACAGCTCGGCCAAGGACAACACCCTGTGCGCCAAGTGGGAAATGCCCGACGAGTCCAAGGGCGTCGGCCTGGTGGACGCCCCGCGCGGCGCCCTGTCCCACTGGATCCGCATCAAGGGCAAGAAGATCGACAACTTCCAGCTGGTCGTGCCCTCGACCTGGAACCTCGGCCCCCGCGGCGCCCAGGGCGACAAGAGCCCCGTCGAAGAGGCGCTCATCGGCACGCCCATCGCCGATCCCAAGCGCCCGGTGGAAATCCTGCGCACGGTCCACGCCTTCGACCCCTGCATCGCCTGCGGCGTGCACGTCATCGAGCCCGAGACCAACGAGATCCTCAAGTTCCGGGTTTCCTAACCCCGGCCCCATGCTGTATACGGAGAACCCGGCTTCGGCCGGGTTCTCCTTTTTCCGGGAGGTGCCATGTCCGAATCCGCACGCAAAATCCTCATCCTCGGCGTCGGCAACATCCTCTACACCGACGAGGGCGTCGGTGTGCGGGCCGTGGAACGGCTGCTCGAAACCTTCGATTTTTCCGACAACGTGACCCTCATGGACGGCGGCAACCTGGGCATGCGCCTGATGCAACCGCTCATGGAATCCGACTACTGCATCGTCCTCGACGCCGTGCTCGGCGGCGACGCGCCCGGCACCATCTACCGCTTCACCGGCGAGGACCTGCGCAAATCCCTGGCCTTCAAGGACTCCATGCACCAGTCCGACCTTGTGGACACGCTGATCTACTGCGAACTCGTGGGCAAACGTCCCGAAACCGTGGTCATCGGCATGGAGCCCTTCGATTTCAAGACCATGGCCGTGGAACTCTCCCCCACCGTGGCCGACCGCCTGCCGGCCATGCTCGATGTGGCGCTCAAGGAACTGGCCGAAGCCGGCGGCACGGCCTCGGCCAAGGCGTAAGCGTAAGGGAAGGGAAGGGAAGGAAAAGGCGGGAAGATGCCTCCGGCGGCCGGGGGGCATGATGCCCCCCGGACCCCCTCATCGGGGAGGCGGGAAACGGGTGGAAGCGTGGCTGGCGGGCGGTTGTCCGTCGGCGAGGCCGGAATCGGGCCTTTCGATGCCGTCGCTGCGCTCCCGGCTCGAAA harbors:
- a CDS encoding hydrogenase small subunit produces the protein MNFSVGLGRDDAEKRLEQNGVSRRDFMKFCATVAAAMGMGPAFAPKVAQALTAKRRPSVVWLHNAECTGCTEAAIRTIKPFIDSLILDTISLDYQETIMAAAGEAAEDALHKAVESPDGFYLVVEGGLPTIDGGNWGMVSGHPMLETTKKLAPKAKGVICIGTCSCYGGIQKAKPNPSQAVSITDGTGIKTINIAGCPPNPINFIGAVVHVLEKGIPELDANGRPKIFFGELVHDNCPRLKHFEASEFAPSFDSDEAKKGFCLYELGCKGPVTYNNCPKVLFNQVNWPVQAGHPCIGCSEPDFWDTMTPFYEQG
- a CDS encoding nickel-dependent hydrogenase large subunit, coding for MAESKPTPQSTFTGPIVVDPITRIEGHLRIMVEVENGKVKDAWSSSQLFRGLEIILKGRDPRDAQHFTQRACGVCTYVHALASTRCVDDAVKVNIPGNARMMRNLVMASQYLHDHIVHFYHLHALDWVDVTNALKADPQKAAKLAASIAPARPGNSAETLKAVQDKLKAFVESGQLGIFTNAYFLGGHKAYYLPPEVDLIATAHYLEALHLQVKAASAMAILGGKNPHTQFTVVGGCSNYQAMTKDPLANYLALTQEVCKFVNDVYIPDLLAVAGFYKDWGGIGGCTNYMAFGEFATDESTPEKHMASSYFPAGVIMGRDLGKVDGVDLGAIYEDVKYSWYKPGADGLHPYDGVTDPKYTKLDDKDHYSWMKAPRYKGKAMEVGPLARTFVAYAKGQPEFKKVVDMVLGKLSVPATALHSTLGRTAARGIETAIVAANMEKWIKEFADSSAKDNTLCAKWEMPDESKGVGLVDAPRGALSHWIRIKGKKIDNFQLVVPSTWNLGPRGAQGDKSPVEEALIGTPIADPKRPVEILRTVHAFDPCIACGVHVIEPETNEILKFRVS
- a CDS encoding M15 family metallopeptidase, with translation MTRRNRLALFVFCCLLCTAPATAQPLSPDARRGLAVLATAYPGILAAIEVAPAGRVTAVLSDGARVVYDDGRPRTPEQLVDDPDLKSMFVQPYPLGPVVGEPARGFSPGRQRVLPLFFALYGHDKAQVSVNLRPVRFFSQTIPFNARQGAAEAFARVTARLEKLAATDPRITRYLLPASGGLVWRMIAGTHNLSAHAFAVAVDVSPRGNPYWRNLPRGQNILSVRQAFPAAVVAAFEAEGFIWGGKWSEFDLMHFEYRPELLLAARLARGEAVPLASVDGLIRPGR
- a CDS encoding C-GCAxxG-C-C family (seleno)protein; this encodes MLLFDFFRRHPLPEPPAAPHRETGAEPASRPLREDALARAVGKKAAALFSHRKLLCAEAILVAVNESFGAPLTEDQAVGLGAGLTAGLGDRGCLCGGVAGACLAVGAVCARGDHAGSRAAVRREAAAIHEAFVRKHKSACCRVLTKPVKDDGKAHAAQCALLTGYGAELAARSILRLRPELLDCPEAATAREGRLCGRLKWLLSFWCR
- a CDS encoding HyaD/HybD family hydrogenase maturation endopeptidase, giving the protein MSESARKILILGVGNILYTDEGVGVRAVERLLETFDFSDNVTLMDGGNLGMRLMQPLMESDYCIVLDAVLGGDAPGTIYRFTGEDLRKSLAFKDSMHQSDLVDTLIYCELVGKRPETVVIGMEPFDFKTMAVELSPTVADRLPAMLDVALKELAEAGGTASAKA